The following coding sequences are from one uncultured Desulfobacter sp. window:
- a CDS encoding threonine/serine exporter family protein, whose translation MLVLDPQFLLNCSYAMVPALGFAMAFNVPARQLVFCAVGGFLGYFVKFFLMHHGLHIIWSTFVAAACVSFYGIGWGQKYRAHPKVITVAAIIHMIPGTFAYNTMVAVVAIASGHFTDQTLSVAAENGIKTLFILGAIAFGLASPSMLIYRRKPVV comes from the coding sequence ATGCTGGTGTTGGATCCTCAATTTCTGCTCAATTGTTCGTATGCCATGGTCCCGGCCCTGGGCTTTGCCATGGCCTTTAACGTCCCGGCGCGCCAGCTTGTCTTTTGTGCTGTTGGCGGTTTTCTGGGCTATTTTGTGAAATTTTTTTTAATGCACCACGGCCTGCACATTATCTGGTCAACCTTTGTGGCCGCGGCCTGTGTCAGTTTTTACGGCATCGGGTGGGGCCAAAAATATCGCGCCCACCCGAAAGTCATTACCGTGGCCGCCATCATTCACATGATTCCGGGTACCTTTGCCTACAATACCATGGTTGCCGTCGTGGCCATTGCCTCGGGCCATTTTACGGATCAGACCCTGAGTGTGGCGGCGGAAAACGGGATTAAAACCCTTTTTATCCTGGGGGCTATTGCATTCGGGCTGGCTTCGCCCAGCATGCTGATCTATCGCAGGAAACCGGTTGTCTGA
- a CDS encoding threonine/serine exporter family protein: MCTEVRNLEQELNHVLRVCVAVGRNLLEYGAESALIRNFIERTGAIYGMACTEISLSSSSMVVSVMKADKWATLTAKCPDRGVNMGKVMAVEKTIILAQQGRISIQEMERGIFELDATTYNKHLVAVAIGISCAFFAKLAGGDIQVCLVTFAAATAGKTVLRELQLRAFSPVACFFFAALVCTCLSGLALKFKIGADPSIAVHSSVLLFVPGFPLVNALSDMVKGFKNMGVARWISASLITLATALGMICAMNILGI; this comes from the coding sequence ATGTGTACAGAAGTAAGAAATCTTGAGCAGGAGTTGAACCATGTGCTGCGGGTCTGCGTGGCTGTGGGGCGCAACCTGCTTGAGTATGGTGCGGAAAGCGCCTTGATCAGAAATTTTATTGAACGGACCGGGGCCATATACGGTATGGCCTGCACAGAGATATCTTTGTCCTCAAGTTCCATGGTTGTATCGGTGATGAAAGCGGATAAATGGGCCACCCTGACGGCCAAATGTCCGGACCGGGGTGTGAATATGGGCAAGGTGATGGCCGTTGAAAAGACCATTATCCTGGCCCAGCAGGGGCGAATTTCCATTCAGGAGATGGAAAGAGGCATCTTCGAGCTGGACGCCACAACCTATAACAAGCATCTGGTGGCCGTTGCCATCGGAATCTCCTGCGCCTTTTTCGCCAAGCTGGCCGGGGGCGACATCCAGGTGTGCCTGGTTACCTTTGCCGCCGCCACCGCGGGAAAAACCGTGCTCCGGGAATTGCAGCTCCGGGCATTCAGCCCGGTGGCCTGTTTCTTTTTTGCCGCCCTGGTCTGCACCTGCCTGTCGGGGTTGGCACTGAAGTTCAAGATCGGTGCCGACCCTTCCATCGCAGTGCACTCTTCGGTGTTGCTTTTTGTGCCGGGTTTTCCCCTGGTCAATGCCCTGTCCGATATGGTTAAAGGGTTTAAGAACATGGGGGTGGCCAGGTGGATTTCCGCATCCCTGATCACCCTGGCCACGGCCCTTGGCATGATCTGCGCCATGAATATTTTAGGAATATAA
- the gdhA gene encoding NADP-specific glutamate dehydrogenase: MGTIMDIVSGRDPYEKEFHQAVYEVMGSVKPVLDKNPEYRHAGIMERMVEPERVIQFRVPWVDDQGRVQVNRGFRIQMNSAIGPYKGGLRFHPSVNLSILKFLAFEQVFKNALTTLPMGGGKGGSDFDPKGKSDFEVMRFCQSFMTELYRHIGNNTDVPAGDIGVGGREIGFLFGMYKKLKNEFSGVLTGKALNWGGSLIRPEATGYGSVFFADEMLGTRNDSLKDKVCLVSGAGNVAQYTTQKINQLGGKVVTLSDSTGYIYDGDGIDETRLQWVMYLKNVKRARIKEYVEKYPKAQYTDLDPNQDHNPLWDHKADCAFPSATQNEINAKDAQNLVNNGVYLVCEGANMPSTPDAIDIFLDNKLLYAPGKASNAGGVAVSGLEMSQNSMRIKWSGNEVETKLKGIMQSIHHACLDAAEEYGTPGNYMNGANIAGFVKVADAMMDQGIV, from the coding sequence ATGGGAACCATAATGGATATTGTCAGCGGCAGAGACCCCTATGAAAAAGAGTTTCATCAGGCGGTTTACGAAGTAATGGGATCGGTTAAACCGGTGCTTGATAAAAATCCGGAATATCGTCATGCAGGCATCATGGAGCGCATGGTGGAGCCGGAACGTGTGATTCAGTTTCGGGTACCCTGGGTGGATGACCAGGGCCGGGTGCAGGTGAACCGGGGATTTCGCATCCAGATGAATTCCGCCATCGGTCCATACAAGGGGGGATTACGGTTCCACCCGTCTGTGAACCTGTCTATTTTAAAATTCCTGGCCTTTGAGCAGGTCTTTAAAAATGCCTTGACCACCCTTCCCATGGGGGGGGGCAAAGGCGGGTCTGACTTTGACCCCAAGGGAAAATCCGATTTTGAGGTGATGCGGTTCTGCCAGAGTTTTATGACGGAATTATACCGGCACATCGGTAATAATACGGATGTGCCGGCAGGCGATATCGGGGTGGGGGGCCGGGAGATCGGGTTTCTTTTCGGCATGTATAAAAAGTTGAAAAATGAGTTTTCCGGCGTGCTGACCGGTAAGGCCCTGAACTGGGGGGGCTCACTGATCCGGCCCGAGGCCACAGGATACGGCTCTGTTTTCTTTGCCGATGAGATGCTGGGTACCCGCAATGACAGTCTCAAAGATAAAGTCTGCCTGGTGTCCGGTGCCGGTAACGTGGCCCAGTATACCACCCAGAAAATCAACCAGCTGGGGGGAAAGGTGGTGACCCTGTCCGATTCCACCGGCTATATCTATGATGGGGACGGCATTGACGAAACCCGTCTGCAGTGGGTCATGTATCTTAAAAATGTTAAGCGGGCACGGATAAAAGAGTACGTAGAAAAATATCCCAAGGCCCAGTATACGGATCTTGACCCCAACCAGGACCATAATCCGCTCTGGGATCACAAAGCCGACTGCGCCTTTCCTTCGGCCACCCAGAATGAGATCAATGCGAAGGATGCCCAGAATCTCGTGAACAATGGCGTGTACCTTGTGTGCGAAGGGGCCAATATGCCCTCAACCCCGGACGCCATCGATATTTTTCTGGATAACAAATTGCTTTATGCACCTGGCAAGGCCTCCAATGCCGGGGGGGTGGCGGTGTCCGGTCTTGAGATGTCCCAGAATTCCATGCGCATTAAGTGGTCCGGAAATGAAGTTGAGACCAAGCTTAAGGGCATCATGCAAAGTATTCACCACGCCTGCCTGGATGCGGCGGAAGAGTACGGAACCCCGGGCAATTATATGAATGGTGCCAATATCGCAGGGTTTGTCAAGGTGGCGGACGCCATGATGGATCAGGGTATTGTTTAA
- a CDS encoding NAD-glutamate dehydrogenase domain-containing protein, with product METTIKSPVSPGTYIIKQAKRVNLNPSILYEAVIDLSAQGLITADCINRAAGILLYDLGLPSYFFETITKDLLTNILSAIAKGLRVRGDSVDLFPWVADIDFSLWENTHAPRVRIATVETRQAMESMLDNQLVGHRREYYYNPEKAYYTYVFWAASILDMPADKLSGSRFLFDLDKKYNQTPRLTRNRYEMFLETVENEVTPVIEVFPLAETDETRFMFNSDFEKPQVELLRKLFSDHGLTITRAYWEPYRTKAGVPSSICSLYVTGDLSGSLEELIVDDLRAFLSFRVSEIIRLYVDGRLNFRQMLFAGNAVDFIHMFIYKERGTHGDKEIMDSLENADHKAAFASRVHESNKFTYVSRKIMETVCANPDLVKVLFKLFDDRFNPAGLCDGDEDKLNRAWEGFEQTLAVRFMDNPLGRDIFAFMFQFIRATLKTNFYKSEKRSFAFRMDNRILDPLVFEQFVFGVFFVNGHYATGTHLRADDIARGGLRMIRVTPGNHALELDNAVMLNYALGPKAQRLKHKDICESGSKGVVVPHPLYASYSMQALYDYTDGIMDLMLPDQDVVDHYKKPEMIFFGPDEGTAPLMDKVALRAKDRGYDHWRTITTGKSFGIPHDTYGILDNGDVFGLLVHDDNSTELAVNGKTDMIASDMEDIWQRIGNRIEISGMTTTSVMGAFRTMIDHYGVKETDLNLMITGGPDGDLGANEIQCYKGKICLVIDGGSILFDPDGLDRQALTQIAFMRHTAPRVNSLGYPVEKLGPKGFIVPLKGKDISLPDGTLVTDGAVFHRNFLTDPSNRKYIEQANIQAFIPCGGFKDTINRGNVRGFTENFAELKYIVEGANVFFDDAARRFIASSTGIKQIKDSSANKGGVFSSAVAEVLTAFLLEDDYEERLLNHVDTRWALIRDIMDLVADYARAETSMLIRIHESDPSVPLFVLSEMTSEEIFAFQGVVADHIDEVLSDEDLLWQVLQTYIPKVLAESMGKDAVLKIMNAEKLKSYRNAIITKKIASMAFYSHGTNWEAYVQTAVGDFAGAVADLFNDGK from the coding sequence ATGGAAACCACCATCAAAAGTCCCGTCTCACCAGGGACTTACATCATTAAACAGGCCAAACGTGTTAACCTTAACCCAAGTATTCTATATGAAGCGGTCATTGATCTTTCCGCACAAGGATTGATCACTGCCGACTGCATCAATAGAGCAGCCGGTATTTTGCTTTATGATCTGGGCTTGCCCTCCTATTTTTTTGAGACGATTACCAAGGATCTATTAACCAATATTCTCTCGGCCATTGCCAAAGGCCTTCGGGTCAGAGGCGACAGTGTTGATTTGTTCCCCTGGGTGGCGGACATTGATTTTTCTCTCTGGGAAAACACGCACGCCCCGCGGGTGCGCATTGCCACCGTCGAAACCCGGCAGGCCATGGAATCCATGCTGGACAACCAGCTGGTGGGCCACCGCAGGGAATATTACTACAATCCTGAAAAAGCCTACTACACCTATGTATTCTGGGCCGCCAGCATTCTTGACATGCCGGCCGACAAACTGTCCGGATCCCGTTTTCTTTTTGACCTGGACAAAAAATATAATCAGACGCCCCGGCTGACCCGCAACCGTTACGAAATGTTTCTGGAAACTGTGGAAAACGAAGTGACGCCGGTGATTGAGGTGTTCCCCCTGGCCGAGACCGACGAAACCCGGTTCATGTTTAACTCTGATTTTGAAAAGCCCCAGGTGGAACTGCTGCGCAAATTATTTTCCGACCATGGCCTGACCATCACCCGGGCGTATTGGGAACCCTACCGGACCAAAGCCGGGGTGCCCTCATCCATCTGCTCCCTTTATGTCACCGGCGATTTGTCCGGAAGTCTGGAAGAGTTGATTGTCGATGATCTGCGGGCATTTTTAAGTTTCAGGGTATCGGAAATTATCCGCCTTTACGTGGATGGCCGTCTTAATTTCAGGCAGATGCTGTTTGCCGGAAATGCCGTGGATTTTATCCATATGTTTATATATAAGGAGCGGGGGACCCACGGCGACAAAGAGATCATGGACAGCCTGGAAAATGCCGATCATAAGGCCGCCTTTGCCTCCAGGGTTCACGAATCCAACAAGTTCACCTATGTGTCGCGCAAGATTATGGAGACCGTCTGCGCCAATCCCGATCTGGTGAAGGTGCTGTTTAAGCTGTTTGATGACAGGTTCAATCCGGCAGGCCTCTGCGATGGCGATGAGGATAAACTGAACCGTGCCTGGGAAGGATTCGAGCAGACCCTGGCCGTCAGATTCATGGATAATCCCCTGGGCCGGGATATTTTTGCGTTTATGTTTCAATTTATCCGTGCCACCTTAAAGACCAATTTTTACAAATCCGAGAAGCGCTCCTTTGCCTTCAGGATGGACAACCGGATATTGGATCCCCTGGTATTTGAGCAGTTTGTATTCGGCGTTTTTTTTGTCAACGGCCACTATGCCACAGGCACCCATCTCCGGGCCGACGACATTGCCCGGGGCGGGCTTCGCATGATCCGGGTCACCCCGGGCAATCACGCCCTGGAACTGGACAACGCCGTGATGCTCAATTATGCATTGGGACCCAAGGCCCAACGCCTGAAACACAAGGATATCTGCGAAAGCGGCTCCAAAGGGGTGGTGGTGCCCCATCCTCTATATGCCTCATATAGCATGCAGGCCCTGTATGATTACACCGACGGCATCATGGATCTGATGCTGCCGGATCAGGATGTGGTGGATCACTATAAAAAGCCGGAAATGATTTTCTTTGGTCCGGACGAGGGCACCGCGCCGTTGATGGACAAGGTGGCCCTGCGGGCAAAGGATCGGGGGTACGATCATTGGCGGACCATTACCACGGGTAAAAGTTTCGGCATCCCCCATGATACATACGGTATCCTTGATAACGGCGATGTGTTCGGTTTGCTGGTCCATGACGACAATTCAACGGAACTTGCGGTTAACGGAAAGACCGACATGATTGCCTCGGACATGGAAGATATCTGGCAGCGTATCGGTAACAGGATTGAGATCAGCGGCATGACCACGACCTCTGTCATGGGGGCCTTTCGCACCATGATAGACCACTACGGGGTCAAAGAGACGGATTTGAATCTGATGATCACCGGCGGCCCGGACGGAGATTTGGGTGCCAATGAGATCCAGTGTTACAAAGGCAAAATATGCCTGGTCATTGACGGCGGGTCCATTTTGTTTGATCCGGACGGCCTGGACCGGCAGGCATTGACGCAAATCGCTTTCATGCGTCACACCGCCCCCCGGGTGAACTCCTTGGGATATCCGGTGGAAAAGCTTGGTCCCAAAGGCTTTATAGTGCCCCTGAAAGGCAAGGATATATCCCTGCCCGACGGCACCCTGGTGACTGACGGAGCTGTATTCCATAGAAATTTTTTGACTGATCCTTCCAACCGAAAATATATTGAACAGGCAAATATCCAGGCGTTTATTCCCTGCGGCGGGTTCAAGGACACCATCAACCGGGGAAATGTCCGGGGGTTCACCGAAAATTTTGCCGAATTAAAATACATCGTGGAAGGGGCCAATGTCTTTTTCGACGATGCTGCCCGGCGATTTATTGCCTCATCCACGGGCATCAAGCAGATCAAAGACAGTTCCGCCAACAAGGGCGGGGTGTTCTCCTCTGCCGTGGCCGAGGTGCTGACCGCCTTCCTGCTAGAAGACGATTACGAAGAACGCCTTCTGAACCATGTGGATACCCGCTGGGCGTTGATCCGGGATATCATGGATCTTGTGGCCGACTATGCCCGGGCTGAAACCTCCATGCTCATCCGCATCCACGAATCAGATCCCAGCGTGCCGCTGTTTGTGCTTTCCGAGATGACCAGCGAAGAGATTTTTGCCTTCCAGGGGGTGGTGGCTGACCACATTGACGAGGTTCTCAGTGATGAAGATCTCTTGTGGCAGGTGCTTCAAACCTATATCCCCAAGGTGCTGGCCGAAAGTATGGGTAAAGACGCCGTTTTAAAGATCATGAACGCAGAAAAGCTCAAGTCCTACCGAAATGCGATCATTACCAAAAAAATTGCTTCCATGGCCTTCTATAGCCATGGTACAAATTGGGAAGCATATGTTCAAACGGCAGTCGGCGATTTTGCAGGTGCCGTGGCCGATCTTTTCAACGACGGAAAATAA
- a CDS encoding MaoC/PaaZ C-terminal domain-containing protein, whose protein sequence is MTGILTSLPDMIGYLGFFNVEQDMNVMPQNTVFSPSGPARVVVMDTPPPIPKVFVKLITLSMIRPSTLGQDTVLEKICLVYPGVTIDPEKVNRFKQVCGYDQNRSGVPATYIQSLLIGMMSQFISSSFFPINPMGLIQTGQSFELVQPVAPGMKLDLYCRILDMTRTEKGVVSRFLMEAAVAGDHPENKGLAASDEKELVWQGIATYLTRSKSKKPKEKKQPSQDTPLPVKEIIEVPENTGRSYARVSRDFNPHHLYTWTALPMGFKQPIAHGIWSMARAGASLEKAAGHPALTGMDGAMKLPIFMPARITLGYTFSGSEARFELRDKAQEIPHLKGSFHFSPTKIDTN, encoded by the coding sequence TTGACCGGCATATTGACAAGCCTGCCGGACATGATAGGATACCTTGGATTCTTTAACGTCGAACAGGATATGAATGTCATGCCCCAGAACACCGTATTTTCGCCTTCGGGCCCGGCCCGGGTGGTCGTCATGGATACCCCGCCCCCCATACCCAAAGTTTTTGTTAAACTCATCACATTGTCCATGATCCGTCCTTCAACCTTGGGCCAGGATACGGTTCTTGAAAAAATCTGTCTGGTGTACCCCGGGGTCACCATTGATCCGGAGAAGGTAAACAGGTTCAAGCAGGTGTGCGGATACGACCAGAACAGATCGGGTGTGCCGGCAACCTATATTCAGTCTCTGCTCATCGGCATGATGTCACAGTTCATATCATCTTCATTCTTTCCCATCAACCCCATGGGGCTAATCCAGACCGGCCAGTCCTTTGAACTGGTCCAGCCGGTGGCACCAGGTATGAAACTGGATCTTTACTGCCGGATTCTGGATATGACCCGAACGGAAAAAGGCGTTGTCTCCCGGTTTCTTATGGAAGCGGCTGTCGCCGGTGACCATCCTGAGAACAAAGGCCTTGCAGCCTCAGATGAAAAAGAGCTGGTGTGGCAGGGAATTGCCACCTATCTGACCCGATCCAAATCTAAGAAACCAAAGGAAAAAAAGCAACCGTCCCAGGACACCCCCCTGCCGGTGAAGGAGATCATCGAAGTGCCCGAAAATACAGGCCGGAGTTATGCCCGGGTATCCCGGGATTTCAACCCCCATCATCTTTATACCTGGACTGCCCTGCCCATGGGCTTTAAACAACCCATTGCCCACGGCATCTGGAGCATGGCCCGGGCCGGGGCAAGCCTCGAAAAGGCAGCGGGGCATCCAGCACTCACAGGCATGGACGGAGCCATGAAACTGCCTATATTCATGCCCGCCCGGATCACCCTGGGGTATACTTTTTCGGGATCTGAAGCCCGGTTTGAACTGCGGGACAAAGCCCAAGAGATTCCGCATCTGAAAGGCAGTTTTCACTTTTCTCCAACAAAAATTGATACCAATTAA
- a CDS encoding DMT family transporter: MGSAFALACAFFWAFAVILFKKAGESFSPIALNIYKSVVAVFLIGLTMLVLGIPFFPEVEPRVWWILVLSGIFGITLADVFYFSSLNHLGAGMVAVVECLYLPCVLVFSYILLGERIGFSGIIGSALVLCAILVGAVPLKDLTSGNLGKGQNLWGIFAGVLAMMFVALGIVVAKDVLDQADVFWATFVRVAAGLVGLIPIVLCHPERMRFARELKFSKAWLNAFPATVSGNYIALVLWVAGMKYTTASRAAVLNQMSTIFLFILATVWLKEKMTAQRLAAIVLAVSGAYLVTVN; this comes from the coding sequence ATGGGATCCGCCTTTGCGCTGGCATGTGCATTTTTCTGGGCCTTTGCCGTTATCCTGTTTAAAAAAGCAGGGGAAAGTTTTTCGCCCATTGCCCTGAATATTTATAAAAGTGTTGTGGCTGTCTTTTTGATCGGCCTGACCATGCTGGTTTTGGGCATTCCTTTTTTTCCGGAGGTGGAACCACGAGTATGGTGGATTCTTGTCCTATCAGGAATATTCGGCATTACCCTGGCCGACGTATTTTACTTTTCCAGCCTCAACCACCTGGGTGCCGGCATGGTGGCAGTGGTGGAGTGTCTGTATCTGCCCTGCGTTCTCGTTTTTTCTTACATCCTTTTAGGCGAACGTATAGGGTTTTCGGGGATCATCGGAAGTGCCCTTGTCCTTTGTGCCATTCTCGTGGGCGCGGTTCCCCTAAAGGATTTAACCTCCGGGAACTTAGGCAAAGGCCAAAATCTGTGGGGAATTTTTGCAGGGGTTCTTGCCATGATGTTCGTGGCACTGGGCATTGTGGTTGCCAAGGATGTACTGGACCAGGCCGATGTTTTCTGGGCCACCTTTGTCAGGGTGGCTGCCGGGTTAGTCGGCCTTATACCCATTGTGTTGTGTCACCCGGAACGAATGCGGTTTGCCCGGGAGCTTAAATTTTCAAAAGCCTGGCTCAATGCTTTTCCGGCAACAGTGAGCGGCAACTACATTGCCCTGGTGCTCTGGGTGGCGGGAATGAAATACACCACGGCATCCAGGGCCGCCGTCCTGAACCAGATGTCCACCATCTTTCTTTTTATCCTGGCCACGGTGTGGCTCAAGGAAAAAATGACGGCCCAGCGGCTGGCCGCCATTGTGCTGGCGGTTTCCGGGGCTTATCTTGTAACCGTTAATTAA
- a CDS encoding sigma-54 dependent transcriptional regulator: MEETIKPRPMRVAIVDDEPIACREIERGLSRRSDYEIESFGAGQAFVQRMKTTHFDLLLCDLKLPGMDGMEVLSTVKKESPDTEVIIFTGFGSVETAVEAVQAGAFHFLVKPVKMDLLFSLSQRALKAVQLVRETEALKKALIKQSREQFLIGHSPAIQGVLRMIEKVKSLNCSVLIQGESGTGKELVARALHFLGARKKEPFIAFSCGGFSDDLITNELFGHEKGAFTGATATKIGLLESADKGTIFLDEIGMMPPNMQVKLLRFIQERNLLRVGGTNPIAVDARLVAAGNHDMKKEVELNNFREDLYYRLNVVTIMLPPLRHRKEDIPLLIQHFLTRYNKQFKKEVSGVDKKAMAILNQYPFPGNVRELENIVERGVALTENKYIGCEDLPRDLMELSFTSVDESQLESLEEVEKKYIEKVLEQTAFNKGQAAQILKLPRTTLWRKMKKYRLE, translated from the coding sequence ATGGAGGAGACAATAAAACCGCGGCCCATGCGTGTGGCCATTGTGGATGATGAGCCGATTGCATGCAGGGAAATAGAACGAGGACTCAGCCGCCGGTCCGATTATGAAATTGAATCATTTGGGGCTGGCCAAGCGTTTGTCCAGCGCATGAAAACAACCCATTTTGATCTGCTGCTCTGTGATTTGAAACTGCCGGGCATGGACGGCATGGAAGTGCTTTCCACGGTTAAAAAAGAATCCCCTGACACCGAGGTTATTATTTTTACGGGTTTCGGCTCAGTTGAGACTGCGGTTGAAGCGGTCCAGGCAGGCGCCTTCCATTTTCTGGTCAAGCCGGTGAAGATGGATCTGCTCTTCTCTTTGAGTCAACGGGCGCTAAAGGCTGTCCAGCTGGTCCGGGAAACAGAAGCACTTAAAAAAGCGTTGATCAAACAGTCCCGGGAACAGTTTCTCATCGGTCACTCCCCGGCCATACAGGGCGTGCTCCGGATGATAGAGAAGGTCAAATCCCTGAACTGCAGCGTGTTAATCCAGGGAGAGAGCGGCACCGGCAAGGAGCTTGTGGCCCGGGCCCTTCATTTTTTAGGGGCACGCAAAAAAGAGCCGTTCATTGCCTTTTCCTGCGGTGGTTTCTCCGATGATCTGATTACCAACGAATTGTTCGGCCATGAAAAAGGGGCCTTTACCGGGGCAACGGCCACCAAAATCGGATTACTGGAATCGGCTGACAAGGGCACGATTTTTTTAGATGAAATCGGCATGATGCCGCCGAATATGCAGGTCAAGCTGTTACGGTTCATCCAGGAGAGAAATCTGCTTCGGGTGGGCGGAACCAATCCCATTGCGGTGGATGCCCGCCTGGTCGCCGCCGGCAACCACGACATGAAAAAAGAGGTTGAGCTGAACAATTTCAGGGAAGATCTCTACTACCGCCTTAATGTGGTTACCATTATGCTACCCCCCCTGCGGCACCGCAAGGAGGATATCCCCCTGCTCATCCAGCATTTTCTGACCCGGTACAACAAACAGTTTAAGAAAGAGGTCTCCGGTGTGGACAAAAAAGCCATGGCGATCCTCAACCAGTATCCGTTTCCAGGCAATGTCCGGGAACTTGAAAACATTGTTGAACGCGGCGTCGCCCTGACTGAAAACAAATATATCGGCTGTGAGGATCTGCCCCGGGATCTCATGGAACTTTCATTTACCAGTGTGGATGAATCCCAGCTTGAGTCCCTGGAAGAGGTTGAAAAAAAATACATTGAAAAGGTGCTGGAACAAACCGCCTTCAACAAAGGCCAAGCCGCCCAGATCCTGAAACTTCCCAGAACGACCCTGTGGCGAAAAATGAAAAAATATCGTTTGGAATAA
- a CDS encoding MCP four helix bundle domain-containing protein, protein MKIRFQLILSLIIFILCTGIVGIVGMRYIAATNRAFKEVADTDIPSITSLLEIKALSRQISIKSIEYSLRGDPRDKEKTLESIENLKKQLELIEDTITRESFLIISDNVSLFLKNINEYIRFSEREPVLLLLEKQKFVHGARKELIHYIDGLNQINNEGELLQLSYIKSESRRASIKVLEYYIRGAEDDKSKAKDAITILKNIRGNFTVTSRLAPLIVQNIIKRLDSFIFESEKYLQNITHTGNPLNKIVLLQSEVHKSRKELIHSLYPSIKTEKQELSDAVKETEKTIKNSINSLIYSIIIISLGAIILGILISRLIVNKIEIIKEAAAVFVKKVVASSAFFVKFLGINFHCCFYPYPKKFVAPFQDKSRKKSVPPRGSLPFFS, encoded by the coding sequence ATGAAAATACGATTTCAGTTAATTCTATCTTTAATAATTTTTATCCTCTGCACAGGTATAGTCGGGATTGTGGGGATGCGTTACATTGCTGCAACAAATAGAGCTTTCAAAGAAGTGGCAGACACAGATATCCCCTCTATAACATCATTATTAGAGATAAAGGCTCTTTCTCGTCAAATTTCCATAAAATCAATTGAATATTCGTTGAGAGGTGATCCAAGAGATAAGGAGAAAACCCTTGAATCAATAGAGAATTTAAAAAAACAACTTGAACTTATTGAAGATACAATAACCAGAGAATCGTTTTTAATAATTTCCGATAATGTATCGCTTTTTTTAAAAAATATAAATGAATACATTCGCTTTTCGGAGCGTGAACCAGTGCTTTTACTGTTGGAAAAGCAAAAGTTTGTTCATGGGGCAAGAAAGGAACTGATTCATTATATTGACGGGCTCAATCAGATAAACAACGAAGGTGAATTGCTCCAGCTGTCATACATTAAAAGCGAATCAAGGCGAGCTTCTATTAAAGTTCTGGAATATTATATTAGAGGGGCTGAAGATGATAAATCAAAGGCCAAGGACGCCATAACTATACTTAAAAATATTAGAGGAAATTTTACGGTCACATCAAGACTCGCTCCTTTGATTGTTCAAAATATTATCAAGAGGTTAGATTCATTCATATTTGAATCGGAAAAATACCTTCAAAACATAACACATACTGGTAACCCACTAAATAAAATCGTCTTACTTCAATCCGAAGTTCATAAATCCCGTAAGGAGTTAATTCACTCCCTATATCCAAGCATCAAAACAGAAAAACAGGAATTAAGCGATGCAGTCAAAGAAACTGAAAAAACGATTAAAAATTCTATTAATTCTTTGATTTATTCAATCATCATTATCTCATTGGGAGCCATAATTCTTGGAATTCTCATTTCTCGTTTAATCGTAAACAAAATTGAAATTATTAAAGAGGCCGCAGCGGTGTTTGTCAAGAAAGTTGTCGCCTCAAGCGCATTTTTTGTGAAATTTTTAGGTATAAATTTTCACTGTTGTTTTTACCCTTACCCCAAAAAATTTGTAGCTCCATTCCAGGATAAGTCAAGAAAAAAATCGGTTCCTCCCAGAGGGTCCCTCCCATTTTTTTCTTGA